The proteins below come from a single Miscanthus floridulus cultivar M001 chromosome 1, ASM1932011v1, whole genome shotgun sequence genomic window:
- the LOC136504640 gene encoding mitochondrial outer membrane protein porin 5 codes for MKGPGLFSDIGKKAKDLLTKDYTYDQKLTISTASASGVGLTSTAVKKGGLYSLDVSSVYKYKNTTVDVKVDTESNISTTLTVLDALPSTKLVTSVKLPDYNSGKVELQYFHENATFATVVGTKPTPVIDLSGTVGAQGVAFGAEAGYDTATGKFTKYTAAIGVTKPDYHAAFILADKGDTIKVSGVYHLDEKQKASAVAELTRRLSTNQNTLTVGGLYTVDPQTAVKARLNNTGTLAALLQHELKPKSVLTISGEFDTKALDRPPKFGLALALKP; via the exons atgaaGGGACCCGGTCTCTTCTCCGACATCGGCAAGAAGGCCAAGG ATCTACTCACTAAGGACTACACGTACGACCAGAAGCTGACCATCTCCACCGCCAGCGCCTCTGGAGTG GGCCTTACTTCCACAGCTGTGAAGAAAGGAGGTCTTTATTCTCTGGATGTCAGTTCAGTTTACAAGTACAAGAATACCACTGTTGATGTTAAAGTGGACACAGAATCAAAT ATCTCTACTACATTGACTGTGTTGGACGCCTTGCCATCCACAAAGCTTGTCACTTCTGTGAAGCTGCCCGACTACAATTCTGGAAAG GTGGAGCTGCAATACTTCCATGAGAATGCAACCTTTGCTACTGTTGTTGGCACGAAGCCGACTCCTGTGATTGATCTTTCTGGGACAGTAGGCGCTCAAGGAGTTGCATTTGGTGCAGAAGCTGGGTATGACACTGCTACAGGAAAATTTACCAAGTACACTGCTGCAATTGGTGTAACCAAGCCAGACTACCATGCTGCATTCATTCT GGCGGACAAAGGTGACACCATTAAAGTGTCAGGTGTTTATCACCTTGATGAGAAACAGAAGGCCTCAGCTGTGGCTGAGCTAACCCGGAGGCTCTCAACAAATCAGAATACACTCACAGTCGGTGGACTGTACACAGTTGATCCTCAGACGGCCGTGAAGGCAAGGCTCAACAACACTGGAACGCTTGCTGCGCTTCTTCAGCATGAGCTTAAACCCAAGTCAGTCTTGACAATCTCTGGTGAATTCGACACCAAGGCCCTGGACAGACCCCCCAAGTTTGGCTTGGCGCTTGCACTGAAGCCCTGA